The DNA sequence TGCAAAACAACTAGAAATTTTCCCATTGCTAAACGAAGATATTCATATGCGTGTGACTGAAATGGGAAATCAAAACATTTTAGTAGAACCAGCCGATGAAAAATCAGCTAAACGATTAGAAGAAATTAGAACATATGTTTCTGAAAAAGCAGGTGTTCGATTCCCTAATCATGATCGCTATCAATTCCATATCTCAATTGGATATCTTCGAGTTCCATTAACTGAAGAAGAAAATGAAGAGTTTACTAAAGTGAAAAAGGAATTAACCGAAGTTCTGCTTGAAAAGATTCCTGTCATTACAGTAAATCGTATCGATTACACAGTATTTGAAGATATGAGACGCTTTGTTCCATATTGCGAAAAATTTTAAAATAAAATTATAATTAAAAATAAAAAGGAGATTTCATATGAAAAAATCTAAATTATTATCGTTTTTAGCTGCAGGGGTTGCGGTTACAACATTGGCAGCATGTTCAGGTGGTTCAACTAATTCATCAAATTCTTCGAGCGATACACCTCAATCAGAAGAAAAAGCTGATAAGAGCCAAGAATTAGTAATTTATTCTAACTCTGTTTCAAACGGACGTGGAGATTGGCTAAC is a window from the Streptococcus oralis genome containing:
- a CDS encoding DUF1868 domain-containing protein, with translation MKNLTKIKFKENGEFNHFPGNTVVANLYTNSDLMEVVDIIQSRYRELPFIDKFTLTPRDSIHMTVIELLCHENREPEFWSSHLPLDTPLQEIHDYFAKQLEIFPLLNEDIHMRVTEMGNQNILVEPADEKSAKRLEEIRTYVSEKAGVRFPNHDRYQFHISIGYLRVPLTEEENEEFTKVKKELTEVLLEKIPVITVNRIDYTVFEDMRRFVPYCEKF